In Oncorhynchus kisutch isolate 150728-3 linkage group LG7, Okis_V2, whole genome shotgun sequence, one DNA window encodes the following:
- the LOC109894801 gene encoding otoferlin-like, with the protein MKKSRGHKSDHGKGGRGDEAAILETENLDLMGGGGGPDPDTISLASVTAVTTNVSNKRSKPDIKMEPSAGRPMDFQVSVTVIEARQLVGLNMDPVVCVEIGDDKKYTQMKESTNCPYYNEYFVFDFHVPPDVMFDKILKLSVIHSKNLLRSGTLVGSFKLDVGTVYSHPEHQFFHKWALLSDPDDITAGCKGYIKCDIAVVGKGDNIKTPHKATETDEDDIEGNLLLPEGVPAERQWARYYVKIYRAEGLPKMNTSIMANVKKAFIGENKDLVDPYVQILFAGQRGKTSIQKSSYEPIWNEQIVFTEMFPPLCKRMKVQIRDSDKVNDVALGTHFIDLRKIANDGDKGFLPTLGPAWVNMYGSTRSYTIMDEHQDLNEGLGEGVSFRARLLVSLGVEILDTSSPDIMSSTEVQVEGVPNISESATGKVEEFFLFGVFLEATMIDRKIGDKPISFEVTIGNYGSEIDGVTKPKSGTGKRSGGDGDEEESELIQGSSDEEEGDDNDLVSVSSTPPMKPVITDRNYFHLPYFERKPCIYIKSWWQDQRRRLYNANIMDNIADKLEEGLNDVQEVIKTEKAYPERRLRGVLEDLGNGCSQFLTLANKDQNQTGRTKLDKERLKSCMRELESIGQQAKTIRTQVKKNTVRDKIKLVQNFLQKLRFLADEPQHSIPDVYIWMMSNNKRIAYARVPSKDILYSGVDEETGKDCGKVKTIFFKLPGKKGFGAAGWTVQAKTEIYLWLGLNRQRKDFLSGLPNGFEENKMLKGPGSQSAPPISLTYTMKQIFQLRVHMYQARSLFAADSSGLSDPFARVFFSTHSQVTEVLNETLCPTWDQLMVYDNVELFGEVGELRDDPPIIVIEIYDQDTVGKAEFMGRTFAKPITKMADEHYGPPRFPPQLEYYQIYRGNCAAGEMLAAFELLQIGPHGKADLPPIDGPTDMDRGPILPVPLGIRPVLSKYRIEVLFWGLRDLKRVNLVAVDRPRVDIECAGKGVQSSLIQNYKKNPNFGTLVKMFEVDLPENELLHPPLNIRVVDCRAFGRYTLVGNHAVTTLRKFIYRAADKHANNLNTQEEIIVNYEPEPTIKKMETMVKLDSGSDAVVKIEVGEDEKGGKKKKRKKGGDEVEEEEFDESMLDWWSKYFASIETLMEILKAQEAAMADAEEKEDQDIAAEGGEIKPDDSLVKGKRGKGKKEKKRAGPGDIPEKKKHNIDELQVYPKELENEFDNFEDWLHTFNLFRGKAGDDDDQNMADEDRIIGKFKGSLCMYKVPVSDEMQREMGFDSNMGMFQNIPTNDPINVLVRVYIIRATDLHPADINGKADPYIAIKLGKSDIKDKDNYISKQLNPIFGKSFDIEATFPIDSTLTVSVYDWDLVGTDDLIGETKLDLENRYYSKHRAICGIPSKYAIHGYNVWRDPLKPTQILAKLCKEGKLDGPHYGPGGRVKVANRVFMGPTEIEDENGLKKQTDEHLALTVLKHWEDIPRVGCKLIPEHVETRPLLNPDKPGIEQGRIEMWVDMFPKDMPAPGPAIDISPRKPKKFELRVIIWNTDEVILEDDDIFTGEKSSDIFVRGWLKGQQEDKQDTDVHYHSLTGEGLFNWRFIYPFDYLQAEEKIVISKKESMFAWDETEYKIPARLNLQVWDADHFSADDFLGAIELDLNRFPRGAKTAKQCSINMVLNEKDIPMVSIFKQMRIKGWWPFLARDENDEFELTGKVEAELQLMTAEEAEKNPVGEGRNEPEPLEKPNRPDTAFLWFLMPFKAIKNLICNQYFWLTIKLVVALLLVLILGLFIYSMPGYMAKKLMGV; encoded by the exons GTAATCCACTCCAAGAACCTCCTGCGTAGTGGGACTCTGGTTGGCTCTTTCAAACTGGATGTAGGCACCGTCTACTCGCATCCAG AACACCAGTTTTTCCACAAATGGGCCCTTCTTTCTGACCCTGATGACATCACTGCCGGGTGCAAAGGTTACATTAAATGTGACATCGCCGTCGTGGGGAAAGGAGACAACATCAAGACTCCACACAAGGCCACCGAAACCGATGAAGATGACATAGAAGG TAACCTCCTGTTACCTGAGGGGGTTCCCGCAGAGCGTCAGTGGGCTCGATACTATGTGAAGATCTACAGAGCTGAGGGCCTTCCCAAGATGAACACCAGCATTATGGCTAATGTCAAGAAGGCTTTCATTGGGGAGAACAAGGACCTTGTGGACCCTTATGTACAAATACTCTTCGCTGGCCAGAGG GGGAAAACATCTATCCAGAAGAGCAGCTACGAGCCAATCTGGAACGAGCAGATCGTCTTCACTGAGATGTTTCCACCGCTCTGCAAACGCATGAAGGTCCAGATCCGAGACTCGGACAAAGTGAACGACGTGGCCCTCGGAACACACTTCATTGACCTGAGAAAGATCGCCAATGATGGAGACAAAG GCTTCCTTCCCACCCTGGGTCCGGCTTGGGTGAACATGTATGGCTCCACTCGTAGCTACACCATCATGGACGAGCACCAGGACCTGAACGAGGGTCTGGGGGAGGGGGTGTCCTTCAGAGCCCGCCTGCTGGTCAGCCTGGGTGTGGAGATCCTGGACACCTCCTCCCCGGATATCATGAGCTCCACCGAGGTGCAGGTGGAGGGGGTGCCTAACATCTCAGAG AGCGCCACAGGGAAAGTAGAGGAGTTCTTCCTCTTCGGGGTGTTCCTGGAGGCCACCATGATTGACAGGAAGATCGGGGACAAACCAATCAGCTTCGAGGTTACGATAG GTAACTATGGGAGCGAAATTGACGGCGTAACCAAACCCAAGTCAGGTACCGGGAAGAGGAGTGGGGGAGACGGAGATGAAGAGGAGTCAGAGCTGATCCAAGGCTCCAGTGatgaagaggagggggatgatAATGACCTGGTCTCTGTGTCCTCCACCCCGCCCATGAAACCGGTCATCACCGACAG AAACTATTTCCACCTGCCTTATTTTGAGAGGAAGCCGTGTATTTATATCAAGAGCTGGTGGCAGGACCAGAGAAGAAGACTGTACAATGCCAACATCATGGACAATATCGCAGATAAACTG GAGGAGGGTCTGAACGATGTTCAGGAGGTCATTAAGACAGAGAAGGCCTATCCGGAACGCAGACTGAGAGGGGTCCTGGAGGATCTCGGCAACGGATGCAG TCAATTTCTGACTCTGGCTAACAAAGACCAGAATCAGACTGGGAGGACCAAGCTGGACAAGGAGAGACTCAAGTCCTGCATGAGGGAACTG GAGAGCATAGGTCAGCAGGCTAAGACCATCAGGACGCAGGTGAAAAAGAACACAGTGAGAGATAAGATCAAGCTGGTTCAGAACTTCCTCCAGAAGCTCAGGTTCCTCGCTGATGAG CCGCAGCACAGCATCCCGGACGTCTACATCTGGATGATGAGTAACAACAAGCGCATTGCCTACGCCCGTGTCCCCTCCAAAGACATCCTGTACTCCGGGGTGGACGAGGAGACCGGGAAGGACTGTGGCAAAGTCAAAACCATCTTCTTCAAG CTACCTGGTAAGAAGGGCTTTGGGGCAGCTGGCTGGACAGTGCAGGCTAAGACAGAGATCTACCTGTGGCTGGGTCTGAACCGTCAGAGGAAGGACTTCCTGTCTGGACTGCCCAACGGCTTCGAGGAGAACAAGATGCTGAAaggacctggctcgcagtctgctcCCCCCATCAGCCTCACATACACGA TGAAGCAGATCTTCCAGTTGAGGGTCCATATGTACCAGGCTCGCAGCCTGTTTGCAGCAGACAGCAGCGGCCTCTCAGACCCCTTCGCCAGGGTCTTCTTCTCCACACACAGCCAGGTCACAGAG GTGCTGAATGAGACACTGTGCCCCACCTGGGACCAGCTGATGGTGTATGACAACGTAGAACTGTTCGGAGAAGTCGGAGAACTGAGGGACGACCCACCTATCATCGTCATAGAAATCTATGACCAGGACACGGTG GGCAAAGCAGAGTTCATGGGCAGGACCTTCGCCAAGCCTATAACCAAGATGGCGGATGAACACTACGGACCTCCACGTTTCCCTCCCCAACTAGAGTACTACCAGATCTATAGGGGGAACTGCGCCGCTGGAGAAATGCTGGCGGCCTTCGAACTGCTGCAA ATTGGTCCTCATGGTAAAGCTGACCTGCCGCCCATCGACGGTCCCACAGACATGGACCGTGGTCCCATCCTACCTGTCCCTCTGGGCATCAGACCAGTCCTCAGCAAGTACAGGATCGAG GTGCTGTTCTGGGGCCTGAGGGACCTGAAGAGGGTCAACCTAGTCGCGGTGGACAGGCCTCGTGTGGACATAGAATGTGCCGGTAAAGGAGTCCAGTCTTCCCTCATCCAGAACTACAAGAAAAATCCCAACTTCGGCACCCTGGTTAAGATGTTTGAGGTG GATCTGCCTGAGAACGAGCTGCTCCACCCTCCCCTGAACATCAGGGTGGTGGACTGCAGAGCTTTCGGTCGTTACACCCTGGTGGGGAACCATGCTGTCACCACCCTACGCAAGTTCATTTACCGGGCAGCAGACAAGCACGCCAACAACTTGAACactcaag AGGAAATCATTGTCAACTATGAGCCAGAGCCCACCATCAAGAAGATGGAGACCATGGTCAAGCTGGACTCT GGGTCTGATGCTGTGGTTAAAATCGAGGTAGGT GAGGATGAGAAAggagggaagaagaagaagaggaagaagggaggagatgaggtggaggaggaggagtttgaTGAAAGCATGTTGGATTGGTGGTCCAAGTACTTTGCCTCGATCGAAACTCTGATGGAG ATTCTCAAGGCTCAGGAGGCAGCTATGGCGGATGCTGAGGAGAAAGAGGACCAGGATATTGCTGCTGAGGGCGGAG AGATCAAACCTGATGACTCTCTTGTCAAAGGAAAGAGAGGCAAGGGAaaaaaggagaagaagagggctGGGCctggagacataccagagaagaAAAAGCACAACATTGATGAGCTACAG GTGTACCCCAAGGAGCTGGAGAATGAGTTTGATAACTTTGAAGACTGGCTTCACACCTTCAACCTGTTCAGAGGGAAGGCCGGAGACGACGACGACCAGAACATGGCGGATGAAGACAGGATTATTGGCAAATTCAAA GGTTCTCTGTGCATGTACAAAGTGCCGGTGTCAGATGAGATGCAGCGGGAGATGGGCTTTGACTCCAACATGGGCATGTTCCAGAACATTCCAACTAATGACCCAATCAACGTCCTAGTCCGGGTCTATATCATCAGG GCTACTGACCTGCACCCGGCGGATATCAATGGAAAAGCAGATCCATACATCGCTATCAAACTGGGCAAGTCAGATATCAAAGACAAAGATAACTACATCTCCAAACAACTCAACCCTATCTTTGGCAA ATCCTTTGACATCGAGGCCACATTTCCCATCGACTCCACACTAACAGTGTCCGTCTATGACTGGGATTTAGTGGGCACTGACGACCTGATTGGGGAGACTAAACTGGATCTGGAGAACCGTTACTACAGCAAACACAGAGCAATATGTGGCATCCCATCTAAATATGCCAT CCATGGCTACAACGTGTGGCGGGACCCCCTGAAGCCGACCCAAATCCTGGCCAAGCTGTGTAAGGAGGGTAAGCTGGACGGGCCACACTACGGCCCTGGAGGACGGGTCAAGGTGGCCAATCGGGTCTTCATGGGCCCAACTGAGATCGAAGATGAAAATG GTCTGAAGAAGCAGACAGATGAGCACCTGGCCCTGACAGTGCTGAAGCACTGGGAGGACATCCCCAGGGTGGGCTGTAAACTGATTCCAGAACATGTGGAGACCAGGCCACTCCTCAATCCTGACAAGCCTGGGATCGAACAG GGGAGGATTGAGATGTGGGTGGACATGTTCCCCAAGGATATGCCTGCACCTGGACCTGCCATTGATATTTCACCCAGGAAACCAAAGAA GTTTGAACTGAGGGTGATCATCTGGAACACAGACGAGGTCATTCTGGAGGATGATGACATCTTCACTGGAGAAAAGTCTAGTGATATCTTCGTGCGAGG CTGGTTGAAAGGTCAACAGGAGGACAAGCAGGACACAGACGTCCACTACCACTCCCTGACAGGGGAGGGTCTCTTCAACTGGCGCTTCATCTACCCCTTTGACTACTTGCAGGCCGAGGAGAAGATCGTCATCTCTAAGAAGGAGTCCATGTTCGCCTGGGACGAGACTGAGTATAAGATCCCTGCTCGTCTCAACTTACAAGTCTGGGATGCTGATCACTTCTCTGCAGATGATTTTTTAG GCGCCATTGAGCTAGACCTGAACCGTTTCCCTCGTGGAGCGAAGACAGCCAAGCAGTGTTCCATCAACATGGTGCTGAATGAAAAGGACATTCCCATGGTGTCCATCTTCAAACAGATGAGGATCAAGGGCTGGTGGCCCTTCCTGGCCAGAGATGAGAACGACGAGTTTGAACTCACG GGGAAAGTGGAAGCCGAGCTGCAGCTGATGACTGCAGAGGAGGCTGAGAAGAACCCAGTGGGGGAAGGACGCAATGAACCTGAGCCCCTGGAGAAACCCAA CCGTCCAGACACAGCCTTCCTATGGTTCCTCATGCCTTTCAAAGCCATCAAAAACCTCATCTGCAACCAGTACTTCTGGCTCACGATCAAGTTAGTGGTGGCCCTGCTGCTGGTGCTCATCCTGGGCCTCTTCATCTACAGCATGCCCGGATACATGGCCAAGAAACTAATGGGTGTCTGA